The Eupeodes corollae chromosome X, idEupCoro1.1, whole genome shotgun sequence DNA window ataggtataaaaacaatagGTGTGAGATATGTaggacaatacaaaaattagagTTTTGcgaaaaaatgtaattcttcTAATTTAGCAAGCCCGTGTTTTATGTTTCACACCATGCTGgactataaaaattaaaataggtaCCTATACGCATTTCCTCATTTTATACACATTTCAAAATCAGTGCGTGAAAAAAAGTCTACtctcaaaaccaaaaatattttcagaactGGAAACTAATTATACctatagaatttaaataaaggtTAACTTATATTTCAATTCATATCGAAGTACTTTTCAATTATGacattgacatttaaaaaatagaaaatgttatTTGATTGATGTCGCTAAATTCGATATCGAATTTAAATTCACAATAGcatttacaaataatataagTTTGTTCTTGCTTTACTATCAAATAAGTAAGGAATATATTTTAGtgttacttcaaaaaaaaaatggtattatTATTCTGAGGAAATTTAAGGAATAAGTTAGCGATGATAACAAGATCTTTCGAACATGTATAATGTAACtagcttatgtttttttttttttacttcccattgGGAGTTATTAATTCTTGTTAAATGTCAATTTCtactattttaaaactttaattcttttgtttcttattaaattttgtaatgtttatttttgtatatcttatAGTTGTCACccttttacaaatttgttttttatccttatttttttaatgcctatgaaaaaccaacaacaatcttaacaaaaatactgcaaGTCTACGGTATTTTTTACACATTTATATAGATATACGATCACATATGCATACACTTACATGTGTACAGAtgcataaatatatacaaacatacacaCATAGATATATTctgtatttttaagtttaacttcttctttaaatttctatgtttaatgtttatgtactacataaatatttttatcaacttgtttagtatcactataaacaaaatgaggatatataaattttatataacatatatttaataaatataatatttaataaatataatatttaataatgtatataaatatttcatatgtatctgtttttgttttgtttgttttttgtttttagttttttttgtgtttttttttgtgtttgccttttgttttattttttgtttttttttttttttaatttttctcgaGAGTGCACGCAAATATATAATACctatacaaatacatacacagttttgaatttgttgtaGTGGTAATGAAAGAAATTAAAGTCGTCACTTTTTGATGTGTAGAGTTTGTTGCATTTGGATTTAGGTTTTAGTgcgttttaagttttgtttgttgttgttttttatcgTTTTTCGGGAATGTAGGGGTTGTTTTTTATGGGTGTGTTGCTTCATTAAATGTGcgtgtaaaatgttttttatcacTGCTGTCTTTATGTGTTTTATTCCGGCTTTAGTCGATGCCACTGAACAATTGTTTGTCTTGGTTTCGATATCATATCTTGCCAATGTTTTGTTTCTGATGCCCCAGATCCGTTTTTTCCTGTAAatgtatatttcatttaaaaaaaaacaacaaaaatctaacaaaacatGATTTACAAATTAGATGTTCAATTGTTTTAATAACATACAGTAACCTATCCTAGAGAAGTTACATAATATTAATTGGGTAAATATACCTACCTAAAAGCAATATGGTCCAAATTCGTGTGTTCAAATATAattctaaattgtttttttttttttttaatttgacagtaCAATTTTCGACACGAACCTAATACATCTCACCAGTtgtcaaattataaattataataaattaatctgACAGTAAATACTAAATTACGGTATGCGAAGAAGCCCTTTCGAAATGTTTAAACCCAACTAAAATCTGTTGTTATTATCTTAATCACCTCTTACTTACAGTAAATAGTTAAATACATAGGTATAAAGATTACAGTCAAACctgtttataacaaaaaattgcttcgttataaagaaattttataaaaaaaaatacgttgcATGAACAATTTACTTCTTTAACCACTGTAGGTGttcttttatgttaaaaaagtataatttaaagaatttataacTACAGTACAGTTAAATTCTTTTATAGTGACATCGGTTTTAATAACATATCGGTTATAACGACGAAACTTAAAGGATAAGTTTGGTTTGTCACTAAATTGTTAATTAAGTCTTCAGTTTGTAACAACATCGGCTATAAGGACCATTTCGTTTAGAACTATTATTATTACGTTAAATGCGTTAGGCAtatcttctttatttaaataaaaaaaacaccaacattAAATTCTCTTCctcaaaagcaaaaaaatagtCAACTAGCACAGGAGAACTTAGTCTATATACTTTTATCTAAACTTCGTTTCTGTCAATACATAATGTACTTGCACAAATTTGATtagatttatttacttttatttaaatgaaatgaaacatgTAAATATAACATAACagatatttacaaacaaaatgtttcgtAGCGACATCCGCTTATATATAACAACGGAAAATTTGTCTCCCGTGAGTGGTCGTTATAACCGAATTTTACTGTATGTATACCAATATTATATGAATTCTCAATTGAACATAAAtagtttcagtttttgttttattatacaaatcttaaaatttagaaaGGTAAACATATGCATCGTCTGATGTTTCATCtcttgttttaataaaacttccaaaattataaaatgcagTTCTTATATCTGTGTCGTTGTTTCCTCAGatgtatttatattcaaaattgtcTTCTCTGAAGAAAGTTCGTGGTAGCAACCTTTAAATTCTCAGCAAcattatcaaataaataaattaggtggtgcaatagaactagggcctaataaCTTACAGATCtaaaccatttctgtgtgcgaatACTGCTGTCAGGGATTAAACAGACCTACAGCttcaagccgaatccgaacggatattttgagaaagcacttttcatgagaagaattactcttggagggtttgttaattccttgcaagagTCAATACCCGAGAACAaattttagatggcacaggcaaggattgagcattagacctttggcatgacaatctaacgcacttaccatcatgccaagggTTAAAACAGTTTACAgttccaaatttgaaaattcaaatttcgttATAaggaaaaaacttttctttcggCCCAAAAAATTAGTTCCTCGTAAAGAGAATTTTGTTATAGAGAGTTTCGTTTTAAAGAACCTAATTTGTATCGGATATTTCCTGAGgctaaggaaaacaaaatgaaattcgtGAGAAAGAATTACGTTAAAAGGAAGttcgttataaagaagtttgactGTGTAGGAGGTACTGTAATGTTGGTTTCTAAAATATATCTAGATATAAAAATCCGATTTCCAATCCAAATGAATTTAGACTGTTAAATGGAAGTCGGAGTTTGAGTTTCAGAAGTTTCGGCACCTATGTACGTCCCCCCTGTAATAAGGCTTAAGAGTGATTCCGTTAAAGTATTTTTGgcttaaaaaagaacattttggtAGATTCATTTCACtgtgttaataaaaaaatgaatgaaaaaccaTAAcccaaaattaaacaaacaaacattccAAGCTAAATATTCCGTCAGTTCAATATAAACATGTACTGTAATTAAAagatgaaaaattataaaacggaCATTTCCAAGTATAATAACGAATATCTTGAATGtgtatgtaaatattattaattgttaATTAATGTAAATCTTCTCACAAAATCGTTGACTTTACATTTTCGATACatcctttatttataaaaataacagcCTTCCTGGAagaacattcagaaaaattacGTAATTTATAATTGAAGTACGTctcaaataaaatcatttcaatTCAGAGCAATGTGTACCTCGTAGAGCTTTCTTTTGTATTATGATGAATTTATCTACTTATAAcaaagaaaacttgaaaaaatcaGCTCGAATACATCtggtaagtttaaaaaaaaatgtattttattaattccTCGTTTGTTTGCATCTTGACATTCCTAACCATTTATGTCGTTTTCGACTTGAAATTCCTTTGTTGCTAATGGAGTTTTCCATgggcaaattaaataaatttatttatgatctAGATctatcaaaacacaaatttctccTGTTTTTGCACTCTATGGGgcgaaataaattgatttattttgatttaaggtCAAATCCGTATATCTGGATTTTCGGCAGATTTACCCCTTTGCACTAATACTTAAAACGGAAAATTGACCGCACTAGTTAACACGTacacaaaaagtttatatttgatattattattagtgttttaaactttaaatgttctaaataaaatattttaataaaaatcttacaactcaaactaatttttatttattgtttgcagttaaaataaaaattaaaagcaatgtTTATAATTACTGTAATGATTTTACCATTTATGAGAGAGTTCAGTTTGGTGAATAAAAATATTCCTTATGTCGaaatattttcagttaaaatttctatacaaaaactttgtaaatgtaaCCTCTCTTAGTGTtgtttacaatataaaaaaaatggttttgtgAGGCTCTAAAATTTAACCGCtacataaagaaaaacaaaacgagTCTCCACTCTTGTCTTAATATAACGTCTTTGAACTAAAACATTCTGGCGGAGAAAGAATGTGCAGATACAATTTAAGGTCTTCCCATCCTGTGAAGCCTgctaatattcttaaaaaataaagtcaaaatttgcattaattttgtttttctaaataattaaaagatcTACAAGTAGGATTTTTTCTCGCAGAAGTTGTAGTATTattagatatttaaaataagtccCGCTTCTGTCGTGCCGCATCCGCTTCTGCTTTAGTTTCAATTCCATTATTTTCGAttctaatttgtattttggtTGGTGCAATTTTAAGTGTTATCATCTTAATTTGGAAGAAACCTAAGCACTATAACAAAACGGGTCGCGACAAAAGGGGGTGTTTCAATGTGGACGCTctgaatatttgtttgtaattgttAATTAAACTACCTATACATTCAAAAATAAcgcatatttaaattttttatggttttcatAGATATTATGACAATTTTAGACAATATGAGAATGTAAGAATACTTGGTAATTTGGTTGTTATtgtttagttgttgttgttgtacacTACTCACCGGCTAACAATATTCTTCCAATTAACTCATTTCGTCCAATATTATCAAAATCCATTACCATAACATCTAAGGAGCATTCGCGGATCTTCTCCCACGGCACATTGAAACTAAATGATTCATTAAAAACAGGATTAAGTGTGCAATTAAAAATCGGAGTCTTTCGCTTTTCGACGCGCTTATCACCAAATTGTAGCCAGACCTTAACGTATGGATCTGAAATATTgtataaatttgtgttttttttgttggtttattaAGCACTTTCTTCactcttttaaataaatgtacttCCTACAGTGCGGTTCTCTTAATTATTAgattgaaaaaatagaaatttaattgtatatcacataataattataattattttatatttaattaaagttgaGTAAAATATAGATGTGTGTAGGCATTTCAGGCTTTGTTTAATATGTGAGTTTGAGTAGTTTAACACGCAACTCGATCTAAACTTAAGCttacattcaaaattttctcaaaaattaaggTAAGCTAAAATTTAGTCAAGCATTTTAGCCGACTTGTATCCAGCTCCAGCTAACAAATCAAATTTCCGTTTCGAACTGTATATCACTAAGGTATCTGATATTTACCATGTTAATTTGATGAACTTTTCCGTATTGAATGCTCTGTGCCAAACCAACGCGAAACATTAGGTTTGATATGGTTAATGTTCtcatatattaatattataataattttgacgGATGAAATCTTGACTGACTCTTTTAGTGCTTAGTTGAAAAACCGTGTGAAAATTCAAATGAACAGGTCAGTTACACCTCGACATTTGTATCACACGATGTtaacaagaaagaaaaatcggcaCCAAAAATAATCTGACAAAGTTTATGTAGATTAAAATGAGCGATTGAAGATGAAGTGATTGAGATTGAGATGAATGAGTGTTTGCATATTAAGAAGGGAGAAAATGGAATCGAGAGTTTAATACCGGGTTTTTGTCCTGCCAGGGCTACATCAATATAATATTGTaaggaaaaatacaataatttagtgccaaaaagtaaaaaaaactttacatgacaaaataatcttttaaacaTCTTAGAAATAATTTGAGATACGCACACCATCTGGAAGTCAGTGTGTGTAGTCACAATTGAAGAATGAAAATAGATTTCTTTTCGATTTATCGTTCGATGTATTTCCCATTAGgaaaaagaatattaattttgtgaTTATAAAAGAATAAGGTGGAAAATAACGGGTTGTtcatttttcggttttaaaagtatagggctggaattcgaaatatttcaaacaaagtttttaaatattttttttttctttcagtcaGATCGCTTAACtctcgcacaacgcatacaaattgttaaacctactacaaaaatgttgattctgacacagccacatatcgtgcttaaAAAGGAGATTTTGGTTTACATAATTGTCCAAccacgcaagcaattggcatagttgtgaagaaatttgaagagattaGATTGTATACAGATATTGTAGTTCCCGTACCactaaaaatattgctgctgtaagtgaaagtgttgccgaagacccgattCTCATGAATTAGGATTTTCTTACTGCACTttatggcgtattttgtatATGGACCTACACCTCTATCCATATATGTATAGTCCAGCTCACAACGTCTTAGATACGTCAAAGCACATTTCTAACTCGGTAGGTAtgttaataagcaaaattgccgtatttgGGATTCTGAGAATCCTCAGTAATTGAAGGGAggtcattacatccacaaaaagtcactgtgtGATTGGAccatacttcttcgaaaacgactgTCACCTTTAATGCGGGGCGTTATGGTCGACTTGGATattatgtggtttcaacaagacggtccACATACCACAAAACTCGGGTGAATATGGCTTTTTTGTAAGAGGCATTGCCTGGCCGCAAAATTTTTCgccgtggcgatatcaactggccaccaagatcatgcgatttgacaccgctggactttttttttcaacatcaatTATAGTCTTAAGACATAATATGAATCTATCATATAAATTAgattatttcaatgttttccaattcactttttacttttctcttatggaaaatattaaaattgaacttcACTGGCACTAGATAGCCAGTTGTCGTGACTTGATGTGTCAATAACATGCATTTATGATTCGGAGTTGGTATGCAATACAACAACAATTTGGAACTCTGGTTTAGGTATGAGCTAGCTTCAGAACCCCAagaattagtttttattatgGCGGATTGATGGCTATTTTCCCCACGATTGTTAAGTAAGGATGAACTGAAATCGAAAGGCAGtcgcagaaaatatttttaggaaaaaaaaattaaagcaaaaagaGTAACATACAAAGTGTAGAACTTGAATTTACATCGTTGTTTTGACGACGCTAAGAAATAAATGGGAAAAAAAGATTGCTTAGGCTCCAGGTTATAGCTATTATTGAAATCAACTCggacattttgttttaagcCCCTGATCAGGAATACAAAATATGTACTGATTGATCTGAAATCACACAAGGAACTTTTTTGAGACAAAAAGATTAATtgctaaaaatgtgttttttctatttaccggttggaaattcattttcctgaagaGATGATACTCTTGTGTTTAAAAGTGTAataaatcgttccactgatttgtgttccagtttcacaaaattctaattttttcggatttctgtcagtaaaaatttgtcggtggattttagtcaggaatttttttaataagaaaccgTTATACATGTGTTGCAATGGCTATGCAAGGGATAGATGTAAACAGCTTAAATACTCACTTTTCTCTTTTTTCGATCCGTTGCCATAAAAACGGAAAACACTTTCTATGCGTCTATATTAACTCAAGTTAATATAATGAACTTCCTTTGCATAAATCTCGACTTTTGCTAAGAATAAAGCACATGGATTCCTTTTACGAGATTCCTGAAATGCagtccttttcaaaaattaaattgaacaaaagtaGTGTTCCTTGGAACCAAAGCAATAAGAGAAGGGAAAAGAATTAAAGATCAGGCTGGACGGTAATCTTGCCATGTAGTGCAGACAACAAAAATCCATGGAAACTTTTTTAATCAATCTTTATTAGCGCTAAAGGTATATACTGCGATTAAGATGCATGCAAGTAAAATGGATTCTGCATGTGAAATTTAAGGAAGAAATAGGGAAGATGGTTGAACAAGCTAGATACCACAATTTATCTAGACGTTTGAGCCAACTGAAGTAATTAATGTAAGGTAAGGCAAATGcaacttaaataataaatatagcCTCTAAACGATGATGGTTGAACCGCACTGTAGGTATTAAAAAGATGCGGTTTCTGAGTGATGGTGCACCATATCTTTTTTCCGGATAGTTTTGTATGAAATCATCTTACCTGACTTTCCGTTTATGTCTTTAGCTTTTAAATTTCTAGCTTTTATCAATGTCAATGTTAGTACTGAATTTGATGGATGATAACAAAGAGATGATAACAGTTCGCCGCATTTATCTTTAGCTGGTGGCTTAAGGGCTTTCCAAAATGATTGCTTACCAGCAAAATCGACCTAGTTTTGTTGTATATTAagtgtgtgtttgttttttttttatcaaaaagaagataaaacgttgttatgattattaaaaaatttataaatgtatacaaattttgggAAGAGAGTGtccaaaatataaaagtttataataatACCTGACACAGTGGCAGAAAAACCTCTCCAATCGAATCATCACGAGAGAATCGATCGTAATCAAATACGTGTAAATGCAAAacctgaattttcaaaaaaatataaaaaaaggtagacgaaacgaaacaaaaatactaTTACATGATGACGCTTTgacttattttaatatttatgaattacGAATATTTCGACCATCGAGTAAAACTTTATCTGTCAAAGAATTGTATTCATTAAAATTCTAATTCTCGTGCACTCCTGAGCGCATATTCTTTCGTCTCTATGCTAAAGAGCACTCCAAAACATTGATAGTTCATAGCTGGCATTTTATCCAAACTATTCTGTCAAATTGgctgtattttttttagtcTGTTTAACCAATTAACGATCCACAAAAATAATCAAGTCTGCAAGAAAAATCGGAGGAAGTCGATTTTTTATCGCTGAAATGAACTCAGTCTTTCGAAAGCTAGGACTTGCTAAGTTACTTGAGCCTTCACCCTAATAAACAAGATAAGTATGAGCTTAATAGGCTCTGAAACAGTTAGGAACTGACCCTAATTATTGTAGGCTGCTGGCGCGTGGAGTCATCAGGCCATTTATCTCTAAGATCGACATAAACTGTCACAATCCAGTtctatctatatatttttttcgatgGTATGAACAACATAACGACGTTCTATGCAGCTCAAGCCAAAGTGGAAATTATACGATCAATCAATTATGTGATATGTGAACTTGCAACTTGACCCCATTAGactttttgttggtgtttttttttgtagaaaagaaGGCCAATATGGCTTTTGCCATCGATCAAATTAAGTCTAATTCATGAGAAATATGATGATCTTGATGAATTTAAGTTTCAAGATAATCAATAATTCTGTAGTTAAATTCGAAAAGTGTCATGTCGCAAAGAGTCATCGTGTTATAGCCGCAAacgaaaaaatagaaacatatttcaaacttaacaaaaatacttacTCTCGACTGAAGTTTTTGTATGGGGAATCCTTCGAAGTAAAAAGTCTCGTTCCATCGCGGATTCAATGTTcgccttttaatttttgtttcaagacGATGTTTTTTGTCAGGCAGGAGGGTCACCCGGACATATGGATCCGAAGTGCCACTTAGATCTTTCGCTGGCAGTTCTTTACCCTGGAGAACTTTCAGTATGAGGGTGGTATTTTGGAAGTCATATTccaatgaaaaatgtatttgtccAACATTTTCGCTGGGCTCTGTATTGTCCACGTACATATCAACCATAGATATGCTGCgattctaaataaatatttgtggtATAAGATAAatgtaagaattttgaaaattgggtGATTCGTATGGAGTCGCACAAGCGTTATATCTGACAGCGGCGGAGTGATCTGACGattattttcgacatttaaATAAACCAACTCATAGTTATAAAGTATAAATTGAGGTCCATATTTCACATAAGCCGCGCATGcaaaatattgaacatttatAGATATCTACAACGAGTATAAATGTCAATACCTACAAAGCTGTTACTTGACAAAATATAGACCTTTATCTTGAATATCTGATCACTTAGACCGGAAAAAGAATGTTTTGATAGATGGTACATGATGGTTGGCAATGAATCAAGGAATCAAGAACCGGTAAAACTCTTAAGCCAtaactgaataaataaattaggttgcgCAATAGTCCGTAAAGAACCAGGCTTAGTAACAAACCATTCTCAAACATTACTGTTTGCAAGTAATTTCAGGGTTATAGTTTATGTGCTGAattcgaacggcttatttgagaaagcacttttcatgacaagaatcactcttagaagatttgtcaattcctcgcagtacccgtgaaaaaaaaatgtagatgcCACAGGAAAAGATTTACCCCAAGATGTCTGGCATCACATTCCTACACACGTACTCGTAATATCACTACAAGCcattactaaatttaaattaaaattcatttctcGAGcccttaattaaatttgtattaatttattttttggttgaaaattcTAATTCATATTTACCACAAAGCAGATATTTTGTTCTATTAATGAAATCCTCCACTTAATCTAAGGCTTATAGTTCACTACCAATAAAGTATCTTTATTAATATGCTGGTTATTATTGACACAGGCAGCTAGTCTGAAGTATCTATTATGAGGTTTTTCATGGGTAAATTtagatttaattcaaaaattgcttttttcgtGGAGTATGGAACACtattagaattgttttgttttttgtcatcGTATTAGAGTAATTCCATATATGTGTTAACAAATTAGGTATAGATGTCAAATCTTCACATAGAAGTTTTTTATGATTGTGTTGGTATTAGTGCAGTGGGGTAAATCTGCCGAAACATCCACATCTGCAGATATGatatgaaatcaaaaataaatcaatttattttgctccatggaatgcaaaaacagaGGCAATTTGTTCTTTGCcaaatttagataaaaaagaattgatttattttgcccATGTAAAACCCCATTCATGATAAAAAGCCATCATAACCTTCAATTGGTTCAAAAGCAAATTACATGGTTAGATTAGAATTGAACTTCAGTCCAAGGATCGTGGTGCATGACCttaacaatttatcaaaaaaaaaaaaatggtgaaaacatATTCTTCGCTTTTTAATCTTATACATTCCCTACGAATcaccataatttaaataattattaactatAGTATTTAGTACatgcaaaaaaatgtatttgttattACCGCAACGGAATCCTTTCCACTGGTCTCGCGTTCAGCACCTGAATTTGAACCACCTGGTGACTTTGTCTGTGGTATCTGAGTCGTCGTCCTAAACGGTTCAGTGAAACTTtattaaagataaataatatCTCAttatatcaatttgtttttgaatgaaagGTAATATAtaatctaaatatttttttatcaagatATCAATTCAATAACTATAAATAaaccgaaaatattttttagatattGAATTATCAAACAATTATGATTAAAATCGGACgggaaacatacaaaataagattttatctgttgattgttataaatatttgggAAATTCTATAGCGTTTAACTGACCATTTCACCATCTTCGGTCCTTATTTCTTTCAAAGTGGGAATAAAGTACAccgaataaaaacaaacattctgTGGCCAGGACtcaaaacttatttatatatatgaatTCGTAATGAAGACAGTATAGGGGAAAAGTCTAAGTTTTTGTGCACAGGGCATCATACATACAAATATGAGATAGAAACTAATAACACTAGTTTAAACATAACTTCCAAATGTTCTCAAAATAgggtttgtagattttgataATTTGAGCTAgagtttgaataaatttaaattattatattatagaaAATTGTTTTCGTTTAAGGTAAAAGATTTTAGTATATTTCAGTAGcactcttttttaaatacaactatCATATTATTGGTTATTAGGGCTAGACTTCTAAAGCATATACGAATTATTAAATAGTTTCttgttttcttgtaaaaaaaaatgtccgggttttaaataaactataaattaagctaaaatttaattaaaaaaatgaatttcaccACCGATTTTGTTTAAGCCATCTGACAAGATTTTATTATGACCTTGTCTTATGTTTAGGATTTGTTTAGCCACAAACTTAAGATTAATCTGATGTTTTGCATTCCGTTCCAGTTACATTCAATGGTGAATACAGGGAGGCTTGTTCGTAGGGATCATGACCCACCGCCTgggagattatttttttctaattttcgtaggaattcccttctaTTCAAAATCTATCCTATTGTGTTAATGGATAAGACCCCTTTATATTGTTAACtattaactttttatatataaacataaaattcgtattttaccactttaaactttgttgctaaaaatacCACCTTTAACTGAGGGCTGTACCAAAAACAAATCCAGCGCATTTCCAATCACGCatcacaaattcatcaacttttgacttACGATCCCAAGAGAGGGTCATATGAACCATtgtacagttaagttgtatgaatagagatttgttagtaatttaatcATGCCTACCAAAAAGCGGTATGCTGTCAATTGTTTTCATACAgtttagaatttggaaaaactttagtaaagctttatattgttttcatagTATCTTTTCTGAGAGATAGAGCAAttattcaggttcttaaaaagtaaccttaaataataaatcaccaatttgtttttaagttgccTTTTTATTCCAGAAACTCatctttaattctattttttattaatttaaatttattttttatttaatacaaaaactgttaagattttaaaaaattaaagaaatctactttttgaagtgaatttgcttggGATGCCTTACTCGAATTGAAAAACACatccattaatttaaaataaaagctttga harbors:
- the LOC129953205 gene encoding synaptotagmin-7 isoform X1, producing the protein MTSIILIGCLATLGIIIAISLFLAGGYLWWRHKRSQLQFIEPNEDEDSSNYSMRLPHSATQEIQQEPAQPLKPPPLPQQSTPIQNNINRKLNGFLNLKTPLIGFTEPFRTTTQIPQTKSPGGSNSGAERETSGKDSVANRSISMVDMYVDNTEPSENVGQIHFSLEYDFQNTTLILKVLQGKELPAKDLSGTSDPYVRVTLLPDKKHRLETKIKRRTLNPRWNETFYFEGFPIQKLQSRVLHLHVFDYDRFSRDDSIGEVFLPLCQVDFAGKQSFWKALKPPAKDKCGELLSSLCYHPSNSVLTLTLIKARNLKAKDINGKSDPYVKVWLQFGDKRVEKRKTPIFNCTLNPVFNESFSFNVPWEKIRECSLDVMVMDFDNIGRNELIGRILLAGKNGSGASETKHWQDMISKPRQTIVQWHRLKPE
- the LOC129953205 gene encoding synaptotagmin-7 isoform X2; amino-acid sequence: MTSIILIGCLATLGIIIAISLFLAGGYLWWRHKRSQLQFIEPNEDEDSSNYSMRLPHSATQEIQQEPAQPLKPPPLPQQSTPIQNNINRKLNGFLNLKTPLIGTTTQIPQTKSPGGSNSGAERETSGKDSVANRSISMVDMYVDNTEPSENVGQIHFSLEYDFQNTTLILKVLQGKELPAKDLSGTSDPYVRVTLLPDKKHRLETKIKRRTLNPRWNETFYFEGFPIQKLQSRVLHLHVFDYDRFSRDDSIGEVFLPLCQVDFAGKQSFWKALKPPAKDKCGELLSSLCYHPSNSVLTLTLIKARNLKAKDINGKSDPYVKVWLQFGDKRVEKRKTPIFNCTLNPVFNESFSFNVPWEKIRECSLDVMVMDFDNIGRNELIGRILLAGKNGSGASETKHWQDMISKPRQTIVQWHRLKPE